TTTTGCCTTCAAATTGCAAAGAAAGAATTTCAAGCAAGCCTTCGGCGCAACTGACATAGAGCGAGTCGTTGCTGATATGCCATTGACCAGCATCACCTTGAGCGCGAGAGTCAACCAAGCGTGAGCGATAGATGCGCACAAGTTTATCGTCAAATGTTGTCCATGCAGCCGGTCGCTCTGAGAGCCCGCACACGAATTGATGCACGGCACGCGCAGGCAAATGCCAATTGATTTTTGTGTTGTCTTTCGTGAGTTTAGGCGCTTTGGTAGCAAGCCTATCATCTTGTGGAATTGGCTGCACCGCGTTGTGGGCAATTAAATCCAGCGTTTCTACAACGGCTTCTGCACCAAGCACAGACAAACGCGCCGCAAGTTCTGTGGCAACTTCGTCAGGAAAAATCTCCAAGCGCTTCTGTACAATCATTGCGCCCGTATCGACCTTTTCTTGTAAGAAAAATGTGGTTACGCCAGTCTCTTTTTCGCCATTGATAATCGCCCAGTTGATGGGCGCAGCACCACGATATTTTGGCAGCAGTGAGGCATGCAGATTGAAGGCGCCTTTGCATGGAATGGAAAAAATGTGCGGCGGTAAAATGCGAAAAGCAACGACAACAATCACATCAGGTTCAGCACGTCGCAGCGCAGTGGCAAACTCTGCGCTATTGAGGTCTTCAACTTCAAGCGTAGGTAGACCAAGTTCTGTGGCTGTATGCTTGACTGGCGTAGGCTCAAGCTCACTGTGTGCACTGCGCCGCGGTTTGTCAGGACTTGTAACAACAAGAGTAATGTTGTAGCCAGAGGCTCTAACTTTGCGAAGCGATGGCACGGCAAATTCAGGCGTGCCCATAAACACAGTGCGCAGACTCATAAACGCTGATTGAAGAAGGCATCAAAAAGCTACTTTGCCGCAAGCAAATACTCTGCTTCCACTTCACCG
The sequence above is drawn from the [Chlorobium] sp. 445 genome and encodes:
- a CDS encoding methionyl-tRNA formyltransferase, which gives rise to MSLRTVFMGTPEFAVPSLRKVRASGYNITLVVTSPDKPRRSAHSELEPTPVKHTATELGLPTLEVEDLNSAEFATALRRAEPDVIVVVAFRILPPHIFSIPCKGAFNLHASLLPKYRGAAPINWAIINGEKETGVTTFFLQEKVDTGAMIVQKRLEIFPDEVATELAARLSVLGAEAVVETLDLIAHNAVQPIPQDDRLATKAPKLTKDNTKINWHLPARAVHQFVCGLSERPAAWTTFDDKLVRIYRSRLVDSRAQGDAGQWHISNDSLYVSCAEGLLEILSLQFEGKKRMSASDFLHGYHLKGNERFV